The following DNA comes from Erigeron canadensis isolate Cc75 chromosome 3, C_canadensis_v1, whole genome shotgun sequence.
CCTTTTCAATTAGGGATAGATAGTAAGGCTTGACCTTTTCTACGTCGACACGTACTTTGCTTTTACTGTAAAGGTCATACTTGCTGCAAGcaaacaaaattaatctttagaactataaaatgatttgaTACCGTTAATTGTGAACGAGTTTGGAGGCGGGCTTACTTGAATACATGAAGCCATTTCAAGTTCTCAGCATCCTCTTGGTTCATCAAATGCTTATACGCTCCAGCACGATGCAATGCTGTCAACAATCCATCAGAATAAGATTTAATATCCGATCGGTACCTATTCCATTtgtttttttgagaaaataataCTTAGCAATTATAAAGTTTTAGTAGCTTACGATAGAAAGAATGGTAACGAATAATGAATAGGCCCGCTTGAGGCAGAGTAGTTCCATTTTCCTTAGCCACCTGCAAATGTATACATTATTGAGCTTTTAGTTTGAACTCCTTATCCATATAATTAGTATTGTATTAAGTTCAAATAATAAATGGAACAAGATAATATACCAAGTACATGTAGTCATCATGGCCCCAAGAGATCATAACATTCTCTAGTCCACATCCTTCTGAATAGATTCCGTTCTTAGTCTGATAAACAGGATTGTTAGTATCCGGGTTTTCCTTGAAATACTGCAAGCAACATAAAGTAaaagttaatttatattttgtgaAATACTAAAACGAAATTAAGGATATCTTAAAATTCTATACATCTTGGTCACTAGATCATATGATATTGATATGGGTTTAATTAATTACCTTGTGGTGAACAATGGATTCGTCAAACGCACAACCAAGAGGGTGTGTGTCACCCACAACAGCCCATTGTGGAAGTTCTCCAAATTGTGGAAGGAGCAGAACTTTTCCAAGGTCTGCAATATAATCATCAAAAAGGAATTAATTATCATATAAACTTAATCAATTGACAATGTATAACAAGCCCACATCTAGGTTAATAAATTGGCATGCAAATGTGTACCATGAATGAGGGCAGTCAAGTGAAGCCAATCTTCGTTTGGATAGTCTTTCCTAATGGCTTCGGCTGTCTGCAACAAATGCTCGATTTGTGGCTCATCCAAATCGGGATCGCTATCGTCCACAACCTCGTTCAATAACTCGCAACATTCCCAAATGCTCATCTCCAACTTATCCAATTTCTTGTACTCTTCCCTCATCCTTTTCACctacacatacatacattattCCCATCATCCACAATTAATTAATATCCACAAACTTTATAATAGATATCGATTAATGCTTACAAAGTCATATGTTTGGTTTATGTGGTTCATCCTGTAAAAGTCCTCAACTTGCTTATGTCGTTCGCACTCGACATCATAGTCTCtgtttacaaattaaaacacaTCACAAGACCGACCTTATTATTGTGAATTTCCATTCATCTATTAATTCTCCAAAAAAAACTACTGTAATTCAATTCAACAAGTAGTGTAAATTATGAAACCTGAAAGTGTGACCAAAAGCATTAATTTCGGGGGCATCAAAACCACCGCTAGCCACATTGTTAGGCACCACAAACCCTCCATCCAATACCAATTCATTGCTATCACAATAATGGTTCTTGTTTTCCACCACTTGTGAATCTATACATCACACAACCAACCAATTCAATAATAATTTGTAATAACATgctactacatatatatatcatatgtgtACCAAAAAATAATGTAATGTGTATATTACTGTAAAAAACAATACATGGATCATGAATTAACTTACCGGGTAGAGATTGCTCAATGCAAACAGTCATATTGACAAATCAAGAGAATACTAAGTATATATccacaaaatcaaatatgacacaattggtttggttttgttgatatgaatatatattgGGTTTATGAAAAGATGGTGGCTTCTTTATAGTGTCGAGAAAGAGGTCCTTGTTTGCTATTTGTAAAAAATTAGAGTCCTCAACTGAAATTCTACTAACATTTATACCTATCTGTTTCCATCTCTATTAAAACGCGCCAATTACATTTATCCATACTTTACCCACTCTCACGTCTAGAGCGTGCAATATATGAACTGAATATTAACAGAAAGTGGGGTACACGCGCGTGGAAGATAGAGTGAGAAAAGTGACTCAAATCCTACGTGTGATAACAGCTAAATTCAGAGATGAGAGTGAATCTACGGGGTACTGAGTCATAAGCTGATGATATTTTGACttataattaattttcttaGCTGTTTTCTTGTAGATATTTTTTCATCTAGCGTCTATATTTTGACACGTCATAGATTATAACATATCTTTGAGTCACAAATTTCGGCCCTTTGGAAAATGTTATTTAAAACATGTTATTATTTGTGAATATCTATACCTATACCTATCCATCTATTATACCAACAAAATATTGTGTCATCCCACTTGCATGACATTAACAAAACTGTTAAAACTCAAAAGTTTGTTTTCATATCTCAAAATATTGTATACCACAATTGCTGCAAATTGGTGATGTGCAACTtggaaaaaatatattaaattgatgcttttgatatattttatatttgagttatgtattttttttttttcattctaaaAGAACTGATAAATACAGGTTCCACATGAATATACGCGTGAATATCGTTTCAATAGTGTATAAAATGTCGGTGGATAAAGATTAAAGTTAACGCATAAATTTGCATTATATTTAGTTTTCAACtcgattttagacccgtgtccaacactggacacgggatttacgatattaacaatattagatcttcatacatttaagtcataaaagcttacaatttaaaaaaaacacggttttaagtgttatattttgcaagttgtagtacaataatcataggttcctcattgtcattgtcattattagcctagacatattgatggaatttttTATCATAGTCATTcaacaaggcacatgctatatataataatttctccattatagaatattttggaacagatatactcataatgtgatattattaggaaaaataattaagaattaaaatataaacatatttgtgattcTGTAtttgacatttaagtatatgtatttaatcatgatgcgcgttcataacacgcatatgtttattttcaatcacttgttctatgataatatgataggattgtttttatattctttgataacaattaggactcttctaatatttgttaataagtcattaggttttcaaattattttttgtagaaaatatttcatatgttaaaattttttttacttaattaaatgattgtaaattttaaaaaatttctgtcaagttgatagttaaaaataaatataaatgaagtattcagggctaaaaagtgtaagttattgatagaaaacaaaaaactataaatcagtgagactttttatacaaattaatataaatattaatataataatatatttggataatgattattataatttttaatttgtagtttatctaaatgatgacatcatcaaaagtatttgatgaaatcgaacgatgtaattggttaattaatcattagttcaactgtcttatagtatatattaagattaagataagatggACCTTCCCTTGCTTCAATGTGCTTTTCCCGATTTTAATCTATATCCCAACTCATAAAATTGTAAATCACTAAGATTTTGATCCTATcctaataaaaaagataatttgtCTTATCAATccctatataaataataacgtcatatatcttattaattaatatcGATAAAGAATAACATAGTACACGACACCAAACTAAGTATTTTACCCCTTGGAGCATATGGAAGACAAGAAATGAAGATGTGTTTCAAGGTGTTGGGTTCTCCTCTCAAAAAGCATTTGAAGATACACAATCTATAGGGTTCCTTTGGGTGAAAAACAGGGCGCAGAAGGTTGCTATAACTTAGGAGAATTggaaataattttgttttgtagatatatactatatattgtTTGGGTGTATGTAAACTCATATTGGtgattatatttgtatttacgTGAAAGTTCAATGATATTAATatccattccaaaaaaaaaagtattttaccCATCAGGCCATCAACCCTATATGAAATTAGTGTATGCTTAAATTAACAGGTTCGAAAcccaatttacatttttaaaatcattaacaaaacaaatttgatAAGAATGAAAGgcatttaaaaatcaaaaatcttaCCACAAATGGCCAAATGCCCTTTGTTCGTTGTATTCTTTTAGGTTATGTTTGATTGAATAGAatgaaataacaaaacatgtaaTGTAATATTGAACATTATAGTTGAATAACCCATTAtcatccttttttttatttattacggAGTATTAGATATCTTATTCGTAATTTACACGAATGCTTAAGATAATAAAAGTGAACCTAAATTGTTCGGAAACCCCAAATAATCAACTCTTAAAATGACATTCAAACCCCTGTAGGCTAATAGAATTCCTAAGTTTAGAGacattacaaaataaaataaataaaaaatgagaaaaaatacCTCATAATACAGCTAAATGTTAATTCAACATATGTCACTGTTGAGTTGTAAGGGGAATATAAACTAAATGCAGTATACTTTTGCCTTTGTACAATTGCTCTTACTAAATAGTTTGGATTGGATTTTGTTATCGCAAAACCTAAATGCAATCTTTAGTCATTGACTCGTTATTTATCGTACCGTTAACAATTTTGGAACAAGTTCTAAAACTTAGGTTCTACACATTATTCTGTTGATTCGATTCTTTATGGCAACTACATATACAGTAATACAGACATGCTAGATGTCGACTTTACGAATCAGATCAAGGACTCTAGCTTTAGAACAGAGGTAATATTGTCAAAAACATGAAACTTCAAACACATCATATTAACATACAATACCATAAAAGAAATTtcaaatttgttatttttatataagatgTACCTTTAGCCATGACGGATCGAGTTAATGGGTACTGTAATCTCTAGGTCAATGTCAGTGAAAATCCTCGTAACTCAATGGTTAGTAATGTCATATATTAACTGTTTTGACAACTGAAGATGAAGTTTGTGAATTGTGAATTTTTGATAATGTTATTTATGGGACAAAacctaatctaatctaatactAGTAACCGTCAACTGCGTCTATCTGATATAGTCACATATTATAGCCCATTAAAAGTAGTCCAACCCATTTTGTATATTTGAGTACTGGGCTTTTCGGGCTAGAAATATGCGCTTACTAATCTACCCACACTGGTATTTGCCCTTTAGGAGCATAACTAAAATGCCCTCAAGAGTCAAGGCCTCAAATCTCAATAATCAAATTCTCTTTTACCCCTTTGGTAGGTAATGACTCtacacaaaatatttttttatatgcaaaaatgtttttttcttatcatacataaaattatatatatgcatcaaaCAGTCTTATGATACAACCATGGTCATGTATAGACTTTTGTATATAACAAATGCCTATTGATACTAATTATGTTCCATTCTTATTAGTATTGTTATTTCGAAAAACAATATTGAAATTGTATGTTTGTAATTAGACATAACaaccatatatatgcaaaagtAGGTGTCAAAGGTGTGTGCAAGTATATTTCTACTTATAACTACGCACCCATATAATACGGCGAAATTAACCACTTTGTAGTGGATGATGAATGGTGATAGTCATGATTTGTTTTGCTTCACAACTACTTTTGTTTATAAAGTTAAATGTACTAAATGGTTGtcgaaatacatatataattaaaagtcttAATAATTGGAAACGGTTATAGTTGAAAGTagcatatatttaaaaaatcaatagttaaatttataattttggaTAATGTATGAAAACAAGTGATTGTAATGgattaaagtatatatatatatatatatatatatacacattaattTCTTAATGTATAATAAACAAATGTAGATATATCTAGCATATATCATGtatattttatgtatacatTAAATTATTGtaactttataataattgtgtctgCATACGtatatgctcgtatatatagtCTTTAAAATTAATGAGAAAGGATTAACGGTGGCAATCGTTTGTGTTATCAACATCAATTGCTTTAGTCACATCATAAGCATCGTATTCAGGTATCCTTTTCTTCCATAATGCCTACCACACGTGACATCAATATATAGATCGATCGACTTTGCTTACTTTAATCACCATTTTTATCGCAATTTCTTAATTAATATCTCAATCCTTCAAAAGACTTTTCAATATTTAGATTAAAATAATGCAAAGAATAGCAACATCTTCAAAAtaattcttaattaattgttgcagataaaaatgttaaatatgtCAATTTCTTAATTAATATCTCAATCCTTAAATATGTTAGCTTATATTGAAATATAAAAGTTTCTTATACATGCTTATAGTTTAATCATAAAGATGTGAAAAGAAGCCGATTTAAGAAAagaatttttgaaataaaatcaTTAGTAGTATGTACCGACATATTTACAAAGTGTATCTTTTTTTTAGATTTCCGAACCATTTTTGCTCGAGTGGACTACTACGTACTCAATCTACGGATCACCTCGACCCACAGTCCACACTAACTAAAACAATAAACACCTTCCAATCAAATCTATTCTAAGGTGCCCGGAGGCAGGGGAAACAAAGGAAGGGTCGACAAGGGCTAACTACATACTGATTGGTTAATTTCCCTCGACGacgtaaacaactaaaataaaaaaaaattccaaaaatcCTCATAATCCGGCCAGCTATCTTATCGTAACTTTGCACGTACAGATCACTTTCTATTTAGTTACGCCAATACGTGTGTATATCGGGTGTATATCTATACTAGCTAGAAAGTAGATAGTTCTGGTCGAAGGCACTACAcacgatcaaattaattaaactcGATCGAGAAAGCTTATTTATTCATTAGAGAGTGGTGTAATTTTGATCACGGCCTGCATCGACCGATATCAACGTACGTTGGGGTATGTTTGACTTCGaaggatatatatatgatctgGCATATAAGTGCACGTTTGTGGAATGTTCCGATGGGCACGGAGCTATAGAAGGgccaattttattttcttttcatgctaattaattaattaaataagtgCGTGCAGTGGGTCCTTAATCTTTTAGGATGAAGAATGTTGATCGACTTTTTGGAAATTATTAAGGCAAATCTCATTCAATCGACAAAAATGTTACTcgtactagctagctagtactaTTGATAACGTTCATGGGTTACACTATTGTGATCATTAATTATGGTTGCTAgaatgaaaaattaaattttgattgtccatatacatacatacatatattcattGTTAATATGAGAGTGAGacttcaacatatatatatatatatatatatatatatatatatatatatatatatatataatttcatacTGTATGATCTATCGAAGAAGAACTGCGCGCCCACATGATAGATGACCTCGATCTCATTGAAGTTGATCCCATTATTCTTTGATCGATttattatatcaatataaaCTGAAGCTAGACTATTTgcaagatatagatatataattaattgCAATCTTATAATTAGTTACATGTtttatagttaattaatttgatcattaatcATGCAAACTCTTTCCGTTATTAGCTAACAACACAGGCACGCGTTAGTTCTTTAATTAGGTGATTTTCTTGGGCTTATTATACACAtgtatatagttattttaagttaGCATTTTGATGGCTACGTTGAGGTAACTTGTAACATCATTTAATTTGTATTGAGGTTATCGAGTCGATCGGTTGTTCTGTTTCTCAATGATCATACTAGCTATTTCTGTATGTATCATTTTCAGGCGTAGGTGATGTGTAACTACTAAAAGAAACCTATATATTAAAGTCTTGGTAACTGAGAATGTACGTGTATATATGATGgttaatttacaatatatattactccgtatttttGCATTTCAGAAACGAAATTAAAAGGAACGAACGCTCAAGgaacattaaaaattaatttgtatgTCACTATCAAACCTCGAACAATACATATTAATCTAAGCCTAAATAAGTTGTAAATCTAATATTCGATACTGGCCGGGTATAAAGCTGATGTTTCATGGTTCCAAAAGAATACATGTATGTATGATTCGTTTTCTGAGCAAAAGAAATTTTATCAGAAACGCGTGTCATCACTTGGCTTTTTgtcatttaaataataaataaaatttacttttttaattaacgAGATTTAATACACACCACAAGTTAGTCAAAAGTTGTGAGAGGTCGAAATATAAATGACAAATCCATAACAGCCACATAAAATGAGATGTGGGACACATGTCTCCTTAATTAGGAACGAACAACCATTTATTATGGCATATATTGGCATTATTGATGGAGGTCTGCATCTCACACCTTATTAAGCAACAATAATTTTGCCATATATGTCAAATTTATTGTTTGGTCTATTTTCCCCAATTGTAACCTTGCCTTTCCTTTTCAGTTCGAAGAAAGGTCAACCTAAAGCATTGGTTTCCTTCTAAAACAGTATACAGTTTAATAATCTTAATTATGTATTAGTAACTACATTTAAAATCAGTAAACCTTTGGTGTCGATGGTCGGCCCATCTGGTTAGAGGTATTCCGGTTTTACCTAATATCTTGAGTTCGATCGTTATGGATGACAAGCGGATTTTTCCCTTTGATTACCTGTAACGGCCTATGACATCTCGTTGTTTAGTGTACGTGATTATacggtgattttttttttatgtcgtGTTCCAACttaatgttcggaaaaaaaaaaataattaaacctTTGGCACTTTGGGCAGGTATTTGGATTAGGTTAATTAACGTCGACATTGGTTAAAATAACTAAGTGGAGTGGTGTTATTCTTGTATTATTTAATTTGTCAATATGATCCATAATGGATATTTTAattattgatgatgataatttgtaaataaagaTAGTAACATGACATCTTTTTGTGACCCTAGTATATCATATATTGGGACCAACATGAAATGATAGAAAGTAAAAGTTAGTCGAAAGGATAAGTGGTTTTGTAAACCATCATTAAATCAGTTTTGAACAATATATGTATACCACATTTTATGAACCACTCCCGTCTCAGTAGCCTCTTGGTGTCACCTGATTAGTTAGATCGCGTATAAATTCTGTTTGATATCGACTTCAAAAGTCATGAGTTATAAAATCCGTATGAAAATTCCTAGGAAACATCAAGTGGGTTGAATGCAAACGGGTTAAATAGGTCAGTTTGCGATGTCTATTGACTTTATAACATGCACATATATGCGGTTAATTAGttgataaaaatattatactaGCTTGTTACAATTCTGTCCACTttgaatgggtcaaatgggtctgTTTGTCAATCCAATTGCATTGGCCCAGTGACATATTTCACagttaattacttttttttttccccataaaAAGGGGGATTATTCTCACTGTTTGCATCACCCTTAGATACATTTCTAATTTCTTTGTATATAAGTCAAACTTTTATTCAAGCGATTCGAGATAGATAACCGTTCATCGAAGCATGAAAGACCTAGCCCAAAAACCTTTGTTATATTTATGCAAACGTACGAATGATTTGCGATGTCGACTATACATAAGTTAAAAGGAAAGTAAATTTGGTCGactatatataagttaaaaggAAAGTAAATTTTGTTGGTTAGATGGATAAACCATAATTTGCAATCATTTATGTTAGTACTTTTACAATAATTCTCTAACCAACCCTCTGCTATTTTTCTCTGCACATAATTTTAAAATGTCGTCTATAGTTATGGaaatcttaattttttcatattgattattgtattattatttaccATTGTTGTAAAACTCGGCTGATTCGGCCGGGAACTCGGGGTCGAAATTGTTAGTTAAACGGGTTGAATTGGCAAGAATCGGGTGAAAACTTTGTCAACGACTTGGTCGCTTGTAAAATTCGGTCAAACTCACTTCAATCGGTCAAAATTCGGTCGGATCAAGTCAAAAATCGGGTCaactttggtaaaaaaaaacttttcaaaaatttattttataaggaaaaaaaagtcTTAAAATGGTTTAAGTTTATGTTTCTAATGAAtaaagtttgaactttgaagtattatattaaagtttctaaacaattatgttttaagtttgacatttatttcatataatttcaaaaactatgaattttatatataaaaacttgatCCGGGTTCTCCCCGATTCCGAtccgagtttttaaaaactcgtgACTCTCCCTTTCGCCGATCTAATCCCGAGTCACGAGTTCCCCTACCATGCTATTTAAACAACTGAATTCACTTGCTTTAAGTAGTGTTATTGTAAATCCGACAGTTTTCTCGAAATTAGACTTAATTACAAGTTATgattgaaatattaaaaaaaaaaaaaaaagtaattgaaTGGAACCCCTGATCCCATATACCATTTAGTACTTACTAATTCCATAGCCAGACTGGTGTTCAGGTAATtatcaaccacttaataatctccTGATTGAAATATTAAGTACCTTATAATTTACAGCTTAATGAACACTCGATTTTTCGTACTATTAGTTTGGAATCTTAACAATTGTTTTCCCTCTACAGCTTAATGAACACTCGCTTTTTCGTATTAGTTTGGAATACTAACGATTGTTTATGCGTTAACAGTAATACTTTACTGTTAATGTATGGGTTTTTCTATAAAGGACTATAATTATTGATTAACATTATTGCTCCTAATAGTATAGATGTTGTCATATATATTGATGTcctaaatacaaaaataacaaaataacttatacctaATAGTAATTGTATACGTGTGACTGTATTCATTGCACAATACGAAGAAGGTTTATtagtttgtttgttttaaaaGTTGCTTATAAATGAATCATAAATACCttcaaataatttaataaagatatttacggCAATGAAAACGACAATGGCAATTCCTGATTAATAAGTTAAACGACACAAGAATTGTAGCTCCAAAACTAGTCACGAAATATGTCGTTATTTAAGTAATAATCAAATCATGTTACTTAATAATTTCATTCACATGCATGTAGATAATGATTTGTACTTCGTACGCAAAAACTAATAGGTTTGAACCATGTAATTATATTATACGAGAAGGTTACTCACGTAATGTGATGGGCGGAGTTGATGTTGGTAACCTAGCAATGTGTTTAATAATTTgaaattaattgatttaatgggGATAATGTAAAAATGATTAGTTTTATTAcggatattataggtatattaggtggagATATCTAAATTAGATAATAAAAGAGAAGAATAATTTAAGTATTTcacatgttgaaagttaaaagatGAGAAAAAgataatttgctttataagggattatagattataaatatagatatactaTTAAAGGAAATGAAGAGAGGAATAGTAACTCGCCTACTTGGCGAATTACTATTCATCCACATAACATCCCGTAAAATTTTACGAAATTGCATCCTGTTTGATCTTTTTATTAAGAGTTAGGTTTTTTGTACACTCTTTTTCCTTTTGGTTCTAAAACAATATATTGCAACTAATTTTTTAAGCCTATATCCCTTACCATTACCATTATTCGGATTTTTGTCACATCGTATCCTATCAGGGCTTTCTATTACGGGTTACTTACggttttttcacactttttttcaTTTGAGTTTCCAAGAACtatattgcaacttttttatGGTTATATCCCATAACGTTATGTACCTTTATTTGGTTTTTGCAAACTTTCCTTTTTGTGGTTTCAacgaatatattaaaaactttcattcgacttttttctttatacgtattaaatatatgtattcgaTACTATAAACTTTTGGATTCGTTTGTGTTATttccttaaataaatatatgtttcatatgGTAAAAGTTTTGAGCTAACATACATATAGCGACACATCATAAGTAACAAAATATAATCACAATAAATGGCACTTCACAACACTTAGATGATGTGATCTTGTCATTaactaaatacatatatttaaaataaatttatctaTGACACAATGATTTTTAATTGGGCGGTTTGAGATTTAACACAGGTACTCTAAAACAACACAACTATTTCAAAACGAAAATTAAAGTCCTGGATGCGGGACTCGAATTACTAGTATAATATTATAGCTAGTGCAAATTTTGTTGTTTAACCATGCACAGTTAAATATTAAAGATGTCAAGATAATAGGTAATTTAGGCATTTACGTATTATTTATTCAAGTTTAAGTTAAGAGAGGTGTCAACGAgtgaaatgaattttttttccaaactagtataatagaaaaatttatttatcaaattaatatagttttaaaaatatttactaaattGGTAtagtttcaaaataaattatttttctattttcctCTTCAATTGTCTAATCAATTGCTTTTGTACTGATTTTTCTTGTATCTTTGATCCATCTTGCATGACATTTACagcaatttataatttttatttatcaaaatccGATCCATTATAGCCTGACTGTTGCCAACAATGACTATAATTTGAAGAGGTTTATATTTTTCCTGACGTTGTGAGCATTTTCATAAATTCCTTTGGTGATCTTCTCGACCAACTTACTGCTTCTTCATATCATCTCAATGACCTCGTCATCACAACCGAAAATTGTCATATAcatagggaaaagggaatataaggttgtccggtatctaagcttaggtgtggaaaccctcacatactaatattttattatttcttttttaatgaataaatgcatgggcctcATGATTTTtgtggattaaaaaaacaatatgtgagtgttctacaactaagcttagataccc
Coding sequences within:
- the LOC122591319 gene encoding inositol oxygenase 2, producing MTVCIEQSLPDSQVVENKNHYCDSNELVLDGGFVVPNNVASGGFDAPEINAFGHTFRDYDVECERHKQVEDFYRMNHINQTYDFVKRMREEYKKLDKLEMSIWECCELLNEVVDDSDPDLDEPQIEHLLQTAEAIRKDYPNEDWLHLTALIHDLGKVLLLPQFGELPQWAVVGDTHPLGCAFDESIVHHKYFKENPDTNNPVYQTKNGIYSEGCGLENVMISWGHDDYMYLVAKENGTTLPQAGLFIIRYHSFYPLHRAGAYKHLMNQEDAENLKWLHVFNKYDLYSKSKVRVDVEKVKPYYLSLIEKYFPERLRW